In one Lysobacter alkalisoli genomic region, the following are encoded:
- the ruvB gene encoding Holliday junction branch migration DNA helicase RuvB translates to MSEDRIIAPDATREDDAVEASIRPKRLDEYLGQQPVREQMKIYIDAAKGRGEALDHVLIFGPPGLGKTTLSHVIANELGVNLRVTSGPVIEKAGDLAALLTNLQPHDVLFVDEIHRLSPVVEEVLYPAMEDFQIDIMIGEGPAARSIKLDLPPFTLIGATTRAGLLTAPLRDRFGIVQRLEFYTPEELTKIVRRSARILGIDCAPEGAAGIANRSRGTPRIANRLLRRVRDYAQVKADGAITREVADAATVMLKIDAQGFDELDRRLLLTIIESFDGGPVGVESLAAALSEERGTLEDVIEPYLIQQGFLVRTARGRMAAAKAYRHLGLQPRAREADLF, encoded by the coding sequence ATGAGCGAAGACCGCATCATCGCCCCCGACGCCACTCGCGAAGACGACGCCGTCGAGGCCAGCATCCGCCCGAAGCGGTTGGACGAATACCTCGGCCAGCAGCCCGTGCGCGAGCAGATGAAGATCTACATCGATGCCGCCAAGGGGCGCGGCGAGGCGCTCGATCACGTGCTGATCTTCGGCCCGCCGGGCCTGGGCAAGACCACCCTCAGTCATGTCATCGCCAACGAGCTGGGGGTCAACCTGCGCGTCACCTCCGGCCCGGTGATCGAGAAGGCCGGCGACCTGGCCGCGCTGTTGACCAACCTGCAGCCGCACGACGTGCTGTTCGTCGACGAGATCCACCGTCTGTCGCCAGTGGTCGAGGAGGTGCTGTACCCGGCGATGGAGGACTTCCAGATCGACATCATGATCGGCGAAGGCCCGGCCGCGCGCTCGATCAAGCTCGACCTGCCGCCGTTCACCCTGATCGGAGCCACCACCCGCGCCGGCCTGCTGACCGCGCCGTTGCGCGACCGCTTCGGCATCGTCCAGCGGCTGGAGTTCTATACCCCGGAAGAGCTGACGAAGATCGTGCGCCGCTCGGCGCGGATCCTCGGCATCGACTGTGCGCCAGAGGGCGCGGCCGGGATCGCCAACCGCTCGCGTGGCACCCCGCGCATCGCCAACCGCCTGCTGCGGCGGGTACGCGACTACGCCCAGGTCAAGGCCGACGGCGCGATCACCCGTGAGGTCGCCGATGCCGCCACCGTCATGCTCAAGATCGACGCGCAGGGCTTCGACGAGCTCGACCGGCGGCTGCTGCTGACCATCATCGAGAGTTTCGACGGTGGCCCGGTCGGGGTCGAGTCGCTGGCCGCCGCGCTCAGCGAGGAGCGCGGCACGCTGGAGGATGTGATCGAGCCCTACCTGATCCAGCAGGGCTTCCTGGTCCGCACCGCCCGCGGCCGGATGGCGGCCGCGAAGGCCTACCGCCACCTGGGCCTGCAGCCGCGCGCGCGCGAAGCGGATCTGTTCTAA
- a CDS encoding potassium channel family protein has protein sequence MASKPVTHSDSVVVIGLGRFGGAVAESLMRLGHEVLAIDTNAELVQKWADRLTHVVQADATDSDAMRQLGLNHIEHAVVSIGSDIEASVLTVLALEELGVPDIWAKATGTRHGLILERTGAHHVVHPEAAMGERVAHLVTGKMMDFLEFEDGFAIAKTKAPEEALEKTLSESNLRQKHGITVVGIKRRHADFIYAQADSYIEPGDILVISGPTDLVEKFAALT, from the coding sequence TTGGCTAGCAAACCTGTAACCCATAGCGACAGCGTCGTGGTGATCGGCCTGGGCCGCTTCGGCGGTGCGGTGGCCGAATCGCTGATGCGCCTCGGCCACGAAGTGCTGGCCATCGACACAAACGCCGAGCTCGTGCAGAAATGGGCCGACCGCCTGACCCACGTGGTGCAGGCCGACGCCACCGACAGCGACGCAATGCGCCAGCTCGGGCTGAACCACATCGAACATGCGGTGGTCAGCATCGGCAGCGACATCGAAGCCAGCGTGCTGACCGTACTGGCGCTGGAGGAACTGGGCGTCCCCGACATCTGGGCCAAGGCCACCGGTACCCGCCACGGCCTGATCCTGGAACGCACCGGCGCCCACCACGTGGTGCACCCGGAAGCGGCGATGGGCGAGCGCGTGGCCCACCTGGTCACCGGCAAGATGATGGACTTCCTCGAATTCGAGGACGGCTTCGCGATCGCCAAGACCAAGGCGCCGGAAGAAGCACTGGAAAAAACCCTGAGCGAGTCCAACCTCCGCCAGAAGCACGGCATTACCGTGGTCGGCATCAAGCGCCGCCATGCCGACTTCATCTATGCCCAGGCCGACAGCTATATCGAGCCCGGCGACATCCTGGTCATCTCCGGCCCGACCGATCTGGTGGAGAAGTTCGCGGCGTTGACGTGA
- a CDS encoding TrkH family potassium uptake protein, with protein MQRQGLRHPARLIPIGFLCVILAGTGLLMLPAATTGDGSAPLLTALFTSTSAVCVTGLVVVDTPTYWSTFGLVIIMGLFQIGGFGIMAGATLMGLLVAGRLNLGTRLAAQHDTRLGLGSVGGVVRIVLTATVLVEFLTFIVLTLRLHFGYGFDWGEALWHGGFQAVSAFNNAGFSTWSDSLMGFASDPWMIGSISFAVVLGGLGFPVLYELRHKGFSYRRWSVHAKITLLGSAVLVAGGAVLIALFEWNNPATLGDKNLVGKLLSVFFEAVTARTAGFNSIDTGGMTLESQSANWAMMFIGGGSAGTAGGIKITTFFLLGFAVWSQIRGESDTIAFNRRIPNETIRLALTVVLLALTLLAFGTLALMSVTDFPLNDVIFEAVSATATVGLSTGITGDLPPAGQVIIILLMFIGRVGSVTVATALALRARSRLYRYPEERPIVG; from the coding sequence GTGCAGCGACAAGGTCTACGCCACCCAGCCCGCCTGATCCCGATCGGCTTCCTCTGCGTCATCCTGGCCGGCACCGGCCTGCTGATGTTGCCGGCGGCCACGACCGGGGACGGATCGGCGCCGCTGCTGACCGCGCTGTTCACCTCGACCTCGGCGGTGTGCGTGACCGGACTGGTGGTGGTGGACACGCCCACCTATTGGTCGACCTTCGGCCTGGTGATCATCATGGGCCTGTTCCAGATCGGCGGCTTCGGCATCATGGCCGGCGCGACGCTGATGGGGTTGCTGGTTGCCGGGCGGCTGAACCTCGGCACCCGCCTGGCCGCACAACACGACACCCGGCTCGGGCTGGGCAGCGTCGGTGGCGTGGTCCGGATCGTGCTCACCGCGACAGTGCTGGTCGAGTTCTTGACCTTCATCGTGCTGACCCTGCGCCTGCACTTCGGCTACGGATTCGACTGGGGCGAGGCGCTCTGGCACGGCGGCTTCCAGGCCGTTTCGGCGTTCAACAACGCCGGTTTCTCGACCTGGTCGGACAGCCTGATGGGCTTCGCCAGCGACCCGTGGATGATTGGTTCGATCAGTTTCGCGGTGGTGCTGGGCGGGCTCGGCTTCCCGGTGCTGTACGAGCTGCGGCACAAGGGGTTCAGCTACCGGCGCTGGTCGGTGCACGCCAAGATCACCCTGCTCGGCAGCGCCGTGCTGGTAGCCGGGGGCGCTGTCCTGATCGCACTGTTCGAATGGAACAACCCGGCCACCCTGGGCGACAAGAACCTGGTCGGCAAGCTGCTGAGCGTGTTCTTCGAGGCGGTGACCGCGCGTACCGCCGGTTTCAATTCGATCGACACCGGCGGCATGACGTTGGAAAGCCAGTCCGCGAACTGGGCGATGATGTTCATCGGCGGCGGCAGCGCCGGCACCGCCGGCGGGATCAAGATCACCACCTTCTTCCTGCTCGGCTTCGCGGTGTGGTCGCAAATCCGCGGCGAGAGCGACACCATCGCCTTCAACCGGCGCATTCCCAACGAGACCATCCGTCTCGCCCTGACCGTGGTGCTGCTGGCGCTGACCCTGCTTGCGTTCGGCACCCTGGCACTGATGAGCGTGACCGATTTTCCGTTGAACGACGTGATTTTCGAGGCGGTATCCGCCACCGCCACCGTCGGCCTGTCCACCGGCATCACCGGCGACCTGCCACCGGCCGGGCAGGTGATCATCATCCTTTTGATGTTCATCGGCCGGGTCGGCTCGGTGACTGTCGCCACCGCCCTGGCGCTGCGCGCGCGCAGCCGCCTGTACCGCTACCCAGAGGAGCGCCCAATCGTTGGCTAG